The Skermanella rosea sequence GCTGGTGTTCTCGGCCCTGGACGGGGAGGCAGCCACGCTCGACGCGCTGCGGCGGGGGCTTGGGCGCGCCGGGTACCTGGTCGAGACGGTGGAGGATTTCGGCAACTGGTACAGCCCCGTCGCCGGCAGCTTCGAGGATTACTGGAACGGCCGCAACGCCCGCCTGCGCAACACCGTCGAGCGCAAGGAACGGGCGTTGCGCCGTGGCCATCGGGTGGACCTGGAACTCTTCCGGTCGCCGGCCGACGCGGAGCGGGCGACCGAGCTGTACGAGCACGTCCACGCTTTGTCCTGGAAGGAACCGGAGCCCTATCCGCGCTTCATTCCGAGCCTGATCCGCGCCGGACTGGAGGTGGGCGCCGTCCGGGTCGGCGTGCTTATGGTGGACGGCGAACCGGTTGCCGCCCAGCTCTGGATCGTCTGGCGGGGCCGCGCCACCATCTTCAAGCTGTCCTATGCCGAGAACCGCCGGAAGCTCTCCGCGGGATCGATCCTGACGCGCCACATGGTGCGCGAGGCGTTCCGGTCCGGCGACGTCGCGGAGATCGATTTCGGCTGCGGCGATGATCCCTACAAGAAGGAGTGGCTGCCCCGGCGGCGCCAGCGGTGGACGCTCTCCGCGTACGACCCGACGACGGCCTGCGGTGCCGCCCACACGCTCCGGCGCTATCTGCCGCGCCTAGTCCGCCGGCGGCTGCTGGGGCGGTGATGCCGTTCCGGGAGGGTTGGTGGAGGAGCCAGGATTTGAACCTGAAACTGCTGTCCCGGAGGACAGGGCTTTCCCGATTAAGCTACTCCCCCGAAATCCGGGCCGTCAGGCGGCGTAGAGCGCCTCGCCGTAGGTCTTGGCGAACAGCGACTGGAACTCCTGGAAGAGCTGTTCGACCTCTTCGTCCCAGGACTGGCCGACGCCGTCGGCCCGCCGGACATTGTAGAGGTCCAGGGCGGTGACCAGTAGCCGGGCGTCGTCCCGGGACAGGTCGAACTTCTTCGTCCGCATACCCTGTTCCAGTGCCTCGATCAGGGCATCGTACCGGTCGGTGGTGCGCCGCTCCCCGATGGTGGCGACACGGAAGCCGGCGGCATCCGTCCCGTGACCAATTCGGGCCGCCGCATCGAGCGTCCGGATAACCTGTTCGAGCTTCTTGCGGCTTGTCCGCGGGTGGAACATCGTGCCTCCTGACTTGCCGCGACCCTAGCCAAAGAAGAGACGCCGTGACAATCGCCGATCGGGCCACACCCCCACAGTTCCACCCAAGTGTTCCCGAGGTGGTAACCCGCGATCCGCCACATTTGTTTCATGTCTTTTCTTCCTTCGAGGTCGGCGGCCAGCAGATGCGTTTCGCCAAGATCGCGAATCGCCTGGGACGGCGCTACCGGCACACCATCGTCGCGGTGGACGGCAACACCGATTGCCTCGACCGGCTGGACCCAGGCCTGGACGTGACGGTTCTTCCGGTGGCGGTCGAGAAGGGCAGGGCCTTCAGCCTGCGCAACCTGGCCCACTTCCGCCGGGTACTGCGCGATCAGAGGCCCGACCTGCTGCTGACCTATGCCTGGGGGGCGGTCGAATGGGGGCTGGCGAACCGCATTCCCGCCCGTTGCCCCCACTTGCATTTCGAGGACGGCTTCGGGCCGGACGAGGCGGTCGGCCGGCATTTCCGCCGGCGCATCTGGTTCCGCCGGGTGGCGCTGGCCGGCCCCACGGAAGTGATCGTGCCGAGCCGGCTGCTGGAAGGGATCGCGCTGGAGAGCTGGCGGATCCCGCGGCAGCGGGTCCGGTTCATCCCGAACGGGATCGACTGCGCGCGGTTCGCGGCAGCGCCGGATCAGGGCGCCCTGCCGCCGCGCCGTCCCGGCGAGTTGCTGGTCGGATCGGTCGGAACGCTCCGCCGCGAGAAGAATTTCGGCCGGCTGCTGCGCGCCTTCGCGGCGCTGCCGCCGGAGCCGCCGGCCCGCCTGGTCCTGATCGGCGACGGTCCCGACCGTCCCGCATTGGAGGCTGCCGCCCGTGACCTAGGCATCGGCGATCGGGTGGATTTCGTGGGCAACATGATGAACCCGGAGCGGGCGCTGGGATTGCTGGACGTCTTCGCCATTTCGTCCGACACCGAGCAAATGCCGCTGAGCCTGCTGGAAGCCATGGCGGCGGCGCGGCCCGTGGTCTCGACCGATGTCGGCGACGTGAGGGCCATGGTCACCGACGAAAACCGGCCCCTCGTCGTGGACCGGGACGACGAGTCGGCGCTGGCCGCGGCGCTCCACCGCCTGCTGACCGACGCCACGCTCCGCCGCAAACTGGGCAACGCCAATCGTGCCCGCGTGGTCCGGGAATACGGCGAAGGCGCGATGCTGGAGACGTACGACCGGCTCTTCGAAGCATTCGGCCGTCCGGCGCCGCCGCAACGTCCGGCTTGACGCGGGGGCCTCACCCCTTAAGCTCCACCCTGCAAGGGGAGGACACATGAAAGAGAACAGACTTCGCTCGATCTGGCGCGACGGCGGCAGCGCCCTGAACTGCTGGCTGTCGATCCCGGACGGGTATGCGGCGGAGACCATGGCGCACCAGGGCTGGGACAGCCTGACCGTCGACATGCAGCACGGCGTGATCGATTACCGCGCCTCGGTCGCCATGATGACCGCGATCTCGACCACCGCCACGGCGCCGCTGGTGCGCGTGCCCTGGCTGGACGAGGCATACATCATGAAGGCACTCGATGCCGGTGCCGCCGGCGTCATCTGTCCCATGGTGAACAGCAGGGCCGAGGCGGAGCGCCTGGTCGGCGCCTGCCGGTACCCGCCCCAGGGCCATAGGAGCTTCGGGCCGAACCGGGCGATGCTGACCTCGGGCGGCGATTATCCCGAGCATGCCAACGCCGACGTCGTCGTCTTCGCGATGATCGAGACCAAGGAGGCCCTGGAGAACCTCGACGACATCCTCGGCACGCCGGGGCTGGACGCGATCTATGTCGGCCCGGCGGATCTCTGCTACGCCCTGACCGGCAGGTTCGGCTTCGACCATACGGAGCCGCCATTGTACGACGCGATCGTGGATATCCGCGAGCGGGCCGCGGCGCGCGGCGTGATGCCGGGCATCCATTGCGGTTCCGCGGCCTACGCCCGGCGCATGATCGAGCTGGGCTACCGGTTCGTGACCGGCGGCTCCGACGTCCATCTCATGGCGGCCGGCGCGCGTGCGGCGGTGCTGGAAGCGACCGGGCACGGGACATCGCCGGAAGCGCCCTCGGAGCGGCAGGCGATCGGACTCTACTGAGCCGGGCTCCGGATGGAAAAAGGGCGCCGCCGACCGGCTGGTCGGCGGCGCCCTTCCCCGTTGGCGAGGTCTGCCCGGCGCGACGCGTCAGGCGTTGCCGGTCTTCTCCTCGGCGCGCTTCTGCATCTGCTCCGCGGTCAGGCCCTGCTTCTCGGCCTCCTCCTGGCCGGCGTCCCGGGCGGCTTCGACACCCGCTTCGGCGGCGGTGCGGACAACGTTGGTGGCACGGTCGACCGCCTCGCTGCCGAACTCGCGGGCCCGGCTGTAGAACTCGTCGCTGTACTCGCCCAACAGCTCGTTCTCATAGCGGCTTGCGGGAATGCTGGCTCCCAGCACCGCGCCGACGGCGATGCCCATGATTCCGGCCATCAGCGGGTGCTCGTCGACCAGCCCGACGACGCTGCCGTAGCCCTGGCGGGCACGCTGCGAGGCCCGGTCGCCGTACTGGCGGGCACGCTCGCGATAGTCGGTCTGGCTGCCCGTGCCGCCATAGGCGTCGCCGCCGGGATAGCCGGAGCCGGAGAAGCCCTGGCCTTGGCCGCCGGTGCGGCTTTGGACGCGGTCACGCATGGACTGGGCGGAGTTGCCGGCCTGGTCGCGCCACTCGGACGCGCGGTTCGTCGCCTGGTCGCGGAACTCCGAAGCCCGGTGAAGGGCCTGGTCGCGCAGTTCCTCGGCCCGGTGCAGGGCGGTGCTGCCGTACTGGCGGGCGCGCCGGCGGGCGTCGCGGATGCGGGTGTCGACGCCGGGATGGCTGGTGTTGCTCCAGACCAGCCAGCCCACGCCGAGGCCGATCAGCGCCAGCGGTACCGGATTGCTGAGGATCGAGCGGTCCTCGTCGTCGTGGGAGTAGTTGCCGTAGCTCTCGTAATAGGTTCTGTTCATGGTGTTCCGCCTGATGGTCTGCGGGCTGCGGCTCTGCCCCGGGATGGGACAGGCGCGCCCTTTGTGGATTGTTCGGCCAAGCCGTTCCGGCCAGCGGGGCCGTCAGCGGCCCATCTGCGCCTTCGCCCAGTCCTTGTCGTCCTGGAGGGTCGAGATGGTCCGGTTCGGCTGGAGGTTCTTGGCCGCCAGCTTGCTCTTGCCCATCGACACCAGGATGATGCCGATCACCGTCACGACGCCGCCGACGATCAATGCGGCCAGCCAGGGCTCCATCAACGTCGCCAGGTAGTAGGTCAGGGCGAGCAGCAGGAAGATCACGCCCGCGAAGGCGACCATGCCGCCGGCGGCCAGCGAGACCGCTCCGGTCGTCGCCTGGTTCACCTTCTCGGACATCTCGACTTTGGCGAGTTCGACCTCCTTGCGCACCAGGGTGGTCGTCTCGTGGGCGAGCTCGGTCAGCAGGCCCGTCAGCGGCCGGTCGCCACCAGTCCGCTGCGGATCATCGTATCCGCGGAAGCTGTCGTCCGGCCTGCCTGTCATGGCGTGGTCCCCCTCGGCGGAGTGGTACCCTTGCTCTCGGTGTCGGGCTTCACGGTCGAAGCGGTGCTTCCGGAAGACGGAACCGCCGTGCCTCCCAGCCCGCTGGTCGAACGCTCCTCGCGCGCCGACGTCCCGACGACACCAGTGTTACGCTGCATCGCGCCGATGCCGCCGGCATTGCCGGTTCCAGCGCCCAGGCCGGAGCCGCCGGCTCCCGTGCCGGACACCCCGGCCGTCCCGGCGGGAGAGCCGGTCGTGGCCGCGCCCGCGGAACCGGCCATGGTTCCCGAAGCGGTTCCGGCGGAGGTGCCGCCGATGCCAGACGGCGAGGTGCCGGTCCCGGTCGAGTAGCCGCGGCTGCCGGTCTCGCGCCGGGCGAATTCGCTGGCGCTGCCGCCGTAGCCGCCGGTCTGCCGGCCATGGCTGCCGCCGCCGTAGCTGCCCCCACCGTAGCTTCCGCTATAGCCGCCCTGGCTCATGCCGCCGCGGTACTGCGCGCCGCGGCTGCCGGAGGTGCGCAGGAAGCGGGCGATGGCGAAGCCGACCACGACCGCGCCGCCGAGGAACAGCTCCGGCTGGCGGCGCGCGAAATGCTCGGCCTGGCCGATCAGGTCGTCAAGGTCGCGGTTGCGCAGGCTGTCGGCGAACTGCTCGATACGCTGTGCGGCCGTATCGGTATAGCGCGCGACCATGTCCTCGTTCCGCTCGCTGAGCTGGTCGGCGGCCTGGTGGAGCGCCTGCGCGACGCTGCCGATGC is a genomic window containing:
- a CDS encoding GNAT family N-acetyltransferase gives rise to the protein MIHRDPASLGAVLSDVPDGDFYDTATWYRVFAETCLDPGDRLSVEATREGLVLPLRERPDALGPFRGVQLSWLGNYYTCRFGPLLFGTADAAVAFEEWGRQVRRREPRPARLVFSALDGEAATLDALRRGLGRAGYLVETVEDFGNWYSPVAGSFEDYWNGRNARLRNTVERKERALRRGHRVDLELFRSPADAERATELYEHVHALSWKEPEPYPRFIPSLIRAGLEVGAVRVGVLMVDGEPVAAQLWIVWRGRATIFKLSYAENRRKLSAGSILTRHMVREAFRSGDVAEIDFGCGDDPYKKEWLPRRRQRWTLSAYDPTTACGAAHTLRRYLPRLVRRRLLGR
- a CDS encoding glycosyltransferase family 4 protein, coding for MVTRDPPHLFHVFSSFEVGGQQMRFAKIANRLGRRYRHTIVAVDGNTDCLDRLDPGLDVTVLPVAVEKGRAFSLRNLAHFRRVLRDQRPDLLLTYAWGAVEWGLANRIPARCPHLHFEDGFGPDEAVGRHFRRRIWFRRVALAGPTEVIVPSRLLEGIALESWRIPRQRVRFIPNGIDCARFAAAPDQGALPPRRPGELLVGSVGTLRREKNFGRLLRAFAALPPEPPARLVLIGDGPDRPALEAAARDLGIGDRVDFVGNMMNPERALGLLDVFAISSDTEQMPLSLLEAMAAARPVVSTDVGDVRAMVTDENRPLVVDRDDESALAAALHRLLTDATLRRKLGNANRARVVREYGEGAMLETYDRLFEAFGRPAPPQRPA
- a CDS encoding HpcH/HpaI aldolase family protein; translated protein: MKENRLRSIWRDGGSALNCWLSIPDGYAAETMAHQGWDSLTVDMQHGVIDYRASVAMMTAISTTATAPLVRVPWLDEAYIMKALDAGAAGVICPMVNSRAEAERLVGACRYPPQGHRSFGPNRAMLTSGGDYPEHANADVVVFAMIETKEALENLDDILGTPGLDAIYVGPADLCYALTGRFGFDHTEPPLYDAIVDIRERAAARGVMPGIHCGSAAYARRMIELGYRFVTGGSDVHLMAAGARAAVLEATGHGTSPEAPSERQAIGLY
- a CDS encoding phage holin family protein; this encodes MTGRPDDSFRGYDDPQRTGGDRPLTGLLTELAHETTTLVRKEVELAKVEMSEKVNQATTGAVSLAAGGMVAFAGVIFLLLALTYYLATLMEPWLAALIVGGVVTVIGIILVSMGKSKLAAKNLQPNRTISTLQDDKDWAKAQMGR